One Alkaliphilus sp. B6464 genomic window carries:
- a CDS encoding PadR family transcriptional regulator, protein MVRTMVLGLLKTHGTMSGYEIQQQMESAETDTWAYVQPPSIYHALKKLHAEGCVSLESVEQTGYRTKALYAITPEGEKAYKEMLEKAFEKNSVVFPATLYTALTFWNELSPETVLEAVNKQIASIHDTIKLMKSGKERKAEMVGIEENVDLIYQNIFAQCDLQLDYLLSVKAFFEKRI, encoded by the coding sequence ATGGTAAGAACTATGGTGCTTGGATTGTTAAAAACGCACGGAACAATGTCAGGCTATGAGATACAGCAACAAATGGAGTCTGCTGAAACGGATACATGGGCTTATGTGCAGCCTCCGTCAATTTATCATGCACTAAAAAAATTACATGCCGAGGGATGTGTCAGTTTGGAGTCTGTTGAGCAAACAGGATACCGAACTAAAGCCCTTTATGCCATTACGCCAGAGGGTGAAAAGGCATATAAGGAAATGCTTGAAAAAGCCTTTGAGAAAAACTCCGTTGTATTCCCTGCAACGCTATATACCGCCCTCACTTTTTGGAACGAGCTATCACCCGAAACAGTTTTGGAAGCAGTCAATAAGCAAATAGCATCTATCCATGACACAATTAAGCTGATGAAATCTGGCAAGGAAAGAAAAGCGGAAATGGTTGGTATTGAAGAAAATGTTGATTTGATTTATCAGAACATTTTTGCTCAATGTGATTTACAGCTTGACTATCTGCTTTCTGTTAAAGCATTTTTTGAAAAAAGGATATAA
- a CDS encoding MATE family efflux transporter, producing MENTNLGTEKVSKLLTSFAIPAILGMLINALYNVVDKIFVGQGVNEYALGAISIATPITMTMLAIGLLVGDGAASVFAMHLGKNEPNKAKGVIGASVVLVAILELLLMIAVLLFGEHILNLLGATPELIGYAKDYSYIIVFGGVFQGAGIVLNSIIRSEGKPNLAMATMLVGVIGNLILDPLFIFGFKWGIKGAAIATVIAQIISVTSMLLHFMGKKSIVKITFNKNSYDIKVLANICALGFSSFVMQIATGSITVIYNNLLRRYGGSLAISSYTIVSSITMLATMPFYGITQAMQPIISYNYGANLQSRVKACVKQSSIACLFFGLVVTAIMFAFTAPITQMFSANSQELVEIAVKVLRISFVAFPLVGFQMVGVKYFQSIGKAVPATLLGLLRQIIVLIPALFLLSYIFGLNGVFMASPFSDIIAFVATFVYLLYAIKQNPSEKEEKLSI from the coding sequence ATGGAAAACACAAATCTTGGTACTGAAAAAGTAAGCAAACTTCTTACGAGTTTTGCTATCCCCGCAATTTTGGGAATGTTGATTAACGCATTGTATAACGTAGTGGACAAAATCTTTGTTGGGCAGGGTGTTAATGAATACGCTTTAGGGGCAATATCAATAGCGACGCCTATTACAATGACAATGCTGGCAATCGGGCTTTTGGTTGGTGATGGTGCTGCGTCCGTTTTTGCTATGCACTTGGGGAAAAACGAACCTAATAAAGCAAAAGGTGTTATTGGTGCTTCTGTTGTTTTGGTTGCTATATTGGAACTACTCTTGATGATTGCTGTATTGTTATTTGGAGAACATATACTGAACCTCTTGGGGGCTACTCCCGAATTGATAGGTTATGCAAAAGATTATTCGTACATAATCGTTTTTGGCGGTGTATTTCAAGGGGCGGGAATTGTACTCAATAGCATTATCCGTTCAGAGGGTAAGCCCAATCTGGCAATGGCAACAATGTTAGTCGGTGTTATCGGAAATCTTATTCTTGACCCGCTTTTTATCTTTGGCTTCAAATGGGGAATAAAAGGAGCCGCGATTGCAACGGTAATAGCACAGATAATTTCTGTTACTTCTATGCTTTTACATTTCATGGGTAAAAAATCAATCGTAAAAATTACTTTTAATAAAAATAGTTACGACATTAAAGTTCTTGCCAATATCTGCGCACTTGGTTTTTCATCTTTCGTTATGCAAATCGCTACTGGATCTATAACTGTTATTTACAATAATCTGCTTAGGCGTTACGGCGGCAGCTTGGCAATCAGCAGCTATACAATCGTATCCAGCATTACAATGTTAGCAACCATGCCTTTTTATGGGATTACACAAGCAATGCAACCCATTATCAGTTATAACTATGGTGCAAATCTACAAAGCAGGGTAAAGGCGTGTGTTAAACAATCCTCTATTGCTTGCCTTTTCTTTGGGCTGGTAGTAACAGCGATAATGTTTGCTTTTACCGCCCCCATTACACAAATGTTTAGCGCAAACAGTCAGGAGTTAGTTGAAATAGCGGTAAAGGTATTACGGATTTCCTTTGTTGCATTTCCCTTAGTTGGTTTTCAGATGGTGGGGGTAAAATACTTTCAGTCAATCGGTAAAGCTGTTCCTGCAACACTGCTTGGTCTACTGCGACAGATTATTGTCCTGATACCTGCGCTATTTCTGCTTTCATATATATTCGGCCTGAATGGTGTTTTTATGGCATCACCGTTTAGTGATATTATCGCCTTCGTTGCGACATTTGTTTATCTGCTTTATGCAATAAAACAGAACCCATCTGAAAAGGAGGAAAAGTTAAGCATATGA
- a CDS encoding ABC transporter ATP-binding protein: MNTDVIVQTYNLTKTFDFGNALSEANMRVDKGTIYGFLGANGAGKTTMFKLLTGLLKPTNGTATVCGFNVSDNRIEILHKIGVLIETPVFYEHLSAIENLEIHLAYMGKNGDILQTLTNVGLQGTGNKPVGKFSLGMRQRLAIARAIIHNPDLLILDEPVNGLDPIGIKEMRFLFQKLVDNGMTILLSSHILSEIELLADTIGVIVRGKIIQETSLAELKKRIDCSLEDYLIKIMGEYQWEN; this comes from the coding sequence ATGAATACAGATGTAATTGTTCAAACGTATAATTTAACTAAAACTTTTGATTTCGGAAACGCTTTAAGTGAAGCCAATATGAGAGTTGACAAAGGCACTATATACGGTTTTTTGGGTGCGAATGGCGCGGGAAAAACTACAATGTTTAAGCTGCTTACCGGCCTATTAAAGCCTACAAATGGCACAGCTACGGTATGCGGCTTTAATGTGTCGGATAATCGCATAGAGATATTGCATAAGATTGGCGTTTTAATTGAAACTCCGGTATTTTATGAACATTTATCAGCAATAGAAAACCTTGAAATCCATCTTGCCTACATGGGTAAAAATGGTGATATATTGCAGACATTGACTAATGTTGGACTTCAAGGTACAGGAAACAAACCTGTTGGTAAGTTTTCGCTTGGTATGCGTCAAAGATTGGCGATAGCTCGCGCCATTATTCATAACCCGGATTTATTGATTTTAGACGAACCCGTAAATGGATTAGACCCTATCGGTATTAAGGAAATGCGCTTTCTTTTCCAAAAGCTTGTAGACAACGGAATGACCATACTTTTATCAAGCCATATTCTATCAGAAATTGAGTTGTTAGCAGACACAATAGGAGTTATCGTTCGCGGCAAAATCATTCAGGAAACGTCATTGGCTGAATTAAAAAAGCGCATTGATTGTAGCCTTGAAGATTACTTAATTAAAATCATGGGGGAATATCAATGGGAAAATTAA
- a CDS encoding sigma-70 family RNA polymerase sigma factor, with product MDKPLVTISYKLANGSQISVEVSTPVKELLEQSDRQIRSQRRQDRRHFDFKVSTDGNSDSPLLPTCEDTANLLERMGRDTRLHKAIGKLTEVQQRRLRLYYFYGLNYSQIARLEGISCRTAIDTIEQAKKRLNRLCRD from the coding sequence ATGGACAAGCCATTAGTTACAATTTCATATAAACTCGCCAATGGGAGCCAGATTAGCGTTGAGGTTTCAACTCCGGTCAAGGAACTGCTCGAACAGTCCGACCGGCAAATCCGCTCCCAAAGGCGGCAAGACAGGCGACACTTTGATTTTAAGGTTAGTACAGATGGAAATTCAGACAGCCCTCTGTTGCCAACCTGTGAGGATACCGCCAACCTGCTGGAAAGAATGGGACGCGACACCCGGCTACATAAGGCCATTGGCAAGCTGACTGAAGTACAGCAACGGAGATTGCGCCTGTACTACTTTTACGGGCTGAATTACAGCCAGATTGCCCGCTTGGAGGGTATAAGCTGCCGTACAGCTATTGACACAATAGAACAGGCAAAAAAGCGGCTTAATAGGCTCTGCCGGGACTAA
- a CDS encoding helix-turn-helix domain-containing protein: MSFAKNLKKLMDERNMSQAELAKQIGKGKSSISQYLSGKNIPKDNVKQKIAEVLDCTIEYLDSGSPEKNIGSGIHNISVAEAARRLGKSQQYIRVGLQNQRLPFGTAVFVKRWSYHISPKLLDEYIGKDNDENK; this comes from the coding sequence GTGAGTTTTGCAAAGAACTTGAAAAAGTTAATGGATGAAAGAAATATGTCACAGGCTGAATTGGCAAAACAAATTGGTAAAGGCAAATCATCAATTAGTCAGTACCTTTCAGGAAAGAATATCCCAAAGGATAATGTGAAGCAGAAGATTGCAGAAGTCCTTGATTGTACAATTGAATATTTAGATTCAGGATCTCCTGAAAAAAATATTGGATCAGGAATTCATAATATATCAGTAGCAGAAGCAGCAAGAAGACTTGGAAAATCACAACAGTATATAAGGGTTGGACTTCAAAATCAAAGACTTCCTTTTGGAACTGCTGTATTTGTAAAAAGGTGGTCTTACCATATTTCACCTAAACTATTGGATGAATACATTGGAAAAGATAATGATGAAAATAAATAA
- a CDS encoding DUF2577 domain-containing protein: MHDFNDLLVLIKKSAVDAVNASKPTAIVYGKVISSSPLKINVEQKMTLTSAQLVLTRNVTDHKVFMTVDHITENKSGGSGEASFSSHNHEYKGKKEFTIHNGLVVGDEVIMIQMQGGQKYIVIDKL, encoded by the coding sequence TTGCATGATTTTAATGATCTATTAGTTTTAATTAAGAAGTCAGCAGTTGATGCAGTGAATGCATCCAAACCAACTGCAATTGTTTATGGTAAGGTCATCAGCAGTTCACCCCTTAAAATAAATGTTGAACAAAAGATGACTTTAACTTCTGCACAACTGGTTTTGACCAGGAATGTGACAGATCATAAAGTTTTCATGACTGTTGATCATATCACTGAAAACAAAAGTGGTGGAAGTGGAGAAGCTTCTTTTTCATCACATAATCATGAATACAAAGGAAAAAAAGAATTCACTATTCACAATGGCTTGGTTGTTGGTGATGAAGTGATCATGATTCAGATGCAAGGTGGTCAAAAGTACATTGTAATAGATAAACTATAA
- a CDS encoding XkdQ/YqbQ family protein, which yields MYAELLIQNGNKVYIPSVEEGIAWSTERKGSPGQLTFNVVKDDILKFTEGNSVRLKVDGKNVFYGFVFIKKRDKDGIITVTAYDQLRYLKNKDTYVYTNKTAGEFIQMITSDFQMQSGTIQDTGYKIASRVEDNVALIDMIQNALDLTLQNKKEMFVLYDDFGKLALKSIQSMHVNLLIDEETGENYSYTSSIDSDTYNKIKLVYDNEESGKRDVYIAQDSSNMNNWGILQYFDTLEKGENGKAKADALLSLYNKKTRNLTIKNALGDTRVRAGSMVVVQLNLGDIKLNNLMLVEKCKHNFNHEEHFMDLTLRGGEFVA from the coding sequence ATGTATGCTGAACTTTTAATTCAAAACGGAAACAAAGTATATATTCCAAGTGTTGAAGAAGGAATTGCCTGGTCAACTGAAAGAAAAGGATCACCAGGTCAATTGACCTTCAATGTTGTCAAGGATGATATTCTGAAATTTACAGAAGGAAATTCTGTCAGATTGAAGGTTGATGGAAAGAATGTTTTTTATGGTTTTGTATTTATAAAGAAACGTGATAAAGATGGGATCATCACTGTCACAGCTTATGATCAGTTAAGATATTTGAAGAATAAAGACACCTATGTTTATACAAATAAGACAGCAGGTGAATTCATTCAGATGATTACATCAGATTTTCAGATGCAGTCAGGAACAATTCAAGATACTGGTTATAAAATAGCATCCAGGGTTGAAGACAATGTTGCTTTAATCGACATGATCCAAAATGCATTGGATCTGACCTTGCAGAACAAGAAAGAAATGTTTGTCTTATATGATGACTTTGGAAAGCTTGCTTTGAAAAGCATTCAATCCATGCATGTGAATTTATTGATTGATGAAGAAACTGGTGAAAATTACAGTTACACTTCTTCCATTGATTCTGACACATACAATAAAATCAAATTAGTATATGACAATGAAGAATCAGGAAAAAGGGATGTTTATATTGCACAAGATTCAAGCAATATGAACAATTGGGGTATCTTACAATACTTTGACACACTTGAAAAAGGTGAAAACGGAAAAGCAAAAGCAGATGCCCTTCTATCCCTTTATAACAAGAAAACAAGGAACTTGACCATCAAGAATGCCCTTGGTGATACCAGGGTCAGAGCAGGTTCAATGGTAGTTGTTCAATTAAACTTGGGTGACATTAAGTTGAACAATCTGATGCTTGTGGAAAAATGCAAGCATAACTTCAACCATGAAGAACACTTCATGGATCTAACTTTAAGAGGGGGTGAATTTGTTGCATGA
- a CDS encoding tape measure protein, with protein sequence MASIRTQIELVDNISSSLLHINSALNMTVSAFESMDAAANSSFDSSNFDGVREHINAANIELNEMVQNINEADQQQQEMNDSLNQGTRSASGLERKLLGVAATYASLQGVQKLLNLSDTATLTESRLSLIVDDGGSVEELQNKIFASAQNSRAAFMGTADMISKLGMNAKDAFSGNDELISFAEQLNKSMVIAGTSAQGVESTIYNLTQALSTGVLRGQDLNAVMSNAPNIVQNIADYLDVPIGEIRDMAADGMITAEIVKNAMLAATEATNEAFESMPMTFGQVATSMKNKALMAFNPVLEKLNDIANSERFDTMVTGLTDAVVFASGVAVGALDMITQAGTFLADNWSIIAPLIYGVIAALGLYTGYLVVTNAVQLISTGIQTAHAIAIAVKTGATIADAAATNGLTVAQWALNSAMLASPITWIIIGIIAIIAIIYMAVAAFNKFAGTSVSATGIIMGAFAVLGAFIWNTIVGLINATIQFLWTRFVEPFISIIEWILNVANGGFNSFGDAVANLIGNIISWFLSLGKIVTKIIDAIFGTDWTSGLSSLQDSVLAWGKNDNAITLDRNAPTIDSRIEYSGAWDAGYSLGEGIDEAVSNFDIGSIFESNVPDPSDYANGYDTSSIPGNIASTADNTGAIKDSVDISQEDLKYMRDLAEMETVNRFTTAEIKVDMSGMQNIVNNEMDLDGVVNYLGEGVNEAMEKAAEGVHE encoded by the coding sequence ATGGCAAGTATAAGAACACAAATTGAATTAGTAGACAATATATCATCATCATTGCTTCATATTAACAGTGCATTGAATATGACAGTTAGTGCATTTGAATCAATGGATGCAGCTGCAAACAGTTCCTTTGATTCATCAAATTTTGATGGGGTTAGGGAACATATAAATGCAGCAAATATTGAATTGAATGAAATGGTTCAGAATATCAATGAAGCTGATCAGCAACAGCAAGAAATGAATGATTCACTTAACCAGGGAACAAGATCAGCAAGTGGACTTGAAAGAAAACTTCTTGGTGTAGCTGCAACATATGCTTCACTTCAAGGGGTTCAAAAGTTGTTGAACTTATCTGACACTGCAACTTTGACAGAATCCAGGCTTTCACTAATTGTTGATGATGGTGGATCAGTTGAAGAACTTCAAAATAAGATCTTTGCATCAGCACAAAATTCAAGGGCAGCATTTATGGGTACTGCTGATATGATTTCAAAACTTGGAATGAATGCAAAGGATGCTTTTTCAGGTAATGATGAGTTAATAAGTTTTGCTGAACAGCTAAATAAATCAATGGTAATTGCAGGTACATCAGCACAGGGTGTTGAATCTACTATTTACAACTTGACCCAAGCACTTTCAACTGGTGTTTTAAGGGGGCAAGATCTTAATGCTGTCATGAGTAATGCACCAAATATTGTTCAAAATATTGCTGATTATCTTGATGTGCCAATAGGGGAAATCAGAGATATGGCAGCAGATGGAATGATTACTGCTGAAATAGTAAAGAATGCTATGTTAGCAGCAACAGAAGCAACAAATGAAGCTTTTGAAAGTATGCCTATGACATTTGGACAAGTTGCAACCAGTATGAAGAATAAAGCATTGATGGCATTTAATCCAGTCCTGGAAAAGCTTAATGATATTGCAAACAGTGAAAGGTTCGACACTATGGTCACAGGCTTGACAGATGCAGTTGTATTTGCATCAGGTGTTGCAGTTGGGGCATTGGATATGATAACCCAAGCAGGGACATTCCTAGCTGACAATTGGTCAATCATTGCACCTTTGATCTATGGAGTGATTGCAGCACTTGGTTTATATACAGGTTATTTGGTTGTTACAAATGCAGTCCAACTGATCAGCACTGGAATTCAGACTGCACATGCAATTGCTATTGCAGTGAAGACAGGGGCAACCATAGCAGATGCAGCAGCAACAAACGGTTTGACAGTGGCACAATGGGCATTAAACAGTGCAATGTTGGCTTCACCTATCACCTGGATCATCATTGGTATTATTGCAATCATTGCTATTATTTACATGGCAGTGGCTGCATTCAATAAATTTGCAGGAACATCAGTCAGTGCAACAGGAATTATAATGGGTGCATTTGCTGTTTTAGGTGCTTTCATTTGGAATACAATTGTTGGTTTAATAAATGCAACTATTCAGTTCCTTTGGACACGTTTTGTTGAACCTTTTATTAGTATAATAGAATGGATTTTAAATGTTGCAAATGGTGGATTTAATAGTTTCGGTGATGCAGTTGCAAACTTAATAGGAAATATTATTTCATGGTTTTTATCACTTGGAAAAATAGTTACCAAGATTATTGATGCTATATTTGGTACAGATTGGACATCAGGACTTTCTTCCTTGCAGGATAGTGTTCTTGCTTGGGGTAAGAATGATAATGCAATAACCCTTGACAGAAATGCCCCAACCATTGATTCAAGAATTGAATACAGTGGTGCATGGGATGCAGGGTATTCATTGGGTGAAGGTATTGATGAAGCAGTTTCAAACTTTGACATTGGAAGTATATTTGAAAGCAATGTTCCTGATCCAAGTGATTATGCAAATGGTTATGATACATCTTCTATTCCAGGAAACATTGCTTCCACTGCTGACAACACTGGTGCAATCAAGGATTCAGTGGATATTTCACAAGAAGACTTAAAATATATGCGTGACCTGGCAGAAATGGAAACAGTCAACAGGTTCACCACTGCTGAAATTAAGGTGGATATGAGTGGGATGCAAAACATTGTAAACAATGAAATGGATCTTGATGGTGTAGTTAATTACCTTGGTGAAGGTGTAAATGAAGCTATGGAAAAAGCAGCAGAAGGGGTGCATGAATAA
- a CDS encoding sigma-70 family RNA polymerase sigma factor has product MNIDENLQALIHEKTFEALVKELKKKNMLKSGKQTPFQKTETLLYNYPKFQNVLKNKLEEIEMIEKEGISMRSKSFVQWRSNNSYDNSNDYERSLNAIDKIKASIVQIEGYIFKIDAALNPIKDDPYFEIIPMKYFESKSREYIAEELYCDIRTVDRNKNRLVNLLQIRLFSEEYLEQLLFG; this is encoded by the coding sequence ATGAATATAGATGAAAATCTTCAAGCATTGATTCATGAAAAAACTTTTGAAGCACTGGTGAAAGAATTAAAAAAGAAAAATATGTTGAAATCAGGTAAACAGACACCATTTCAAAAGACTGAAACCCTGCTTTATAATTACCCAAAGTTTCAGAATGTGTTAAAAAATAAGTTAGAAGAAATTGAAATGATTGAAAAAGAAGGTATATCCATGAGAAGTAAAAGCTTTGTTCAATGGCGTTCAAACAATAGTTATGATAATTCCAATGATTATGAAAGATCCCTGAATGCTATTGACAAGATAAAGGCATCCATTGTTCAAATTGAAGGTTATATTTTCAAAATAGATGCTGCACTTAATCCCATTAAAGATGATCCATACTTTGAAATTATCCCAATGAAATATTTTGAGAGTAAGTCCAGGGAATATATTGCAGAAGAACTCTATTGTGATATAAGAACGGTTGATAGAAATAAAAATAGATTAGTTAATTTGCTTCAAATAAGGTTATTCAGTGAGGAATACCTTGAACAACTATTATTTGGATAG
- a CDS encoding Mor transcription activator family protein, giving the protein MAKSVTVYEVSQVIGKDMAQKLIEEYGGMSCYLSTDPMALEFPGKPEKNEYIKNLFFNSGKSVNEIAEKVGMSIDHIRKIVNER; this is encoded by the coding sequence ATGGCAAAATCAGTCACAGTTTATGAAGTCAGTCAGGTTATTGGAAAAGACATGGCACAGAAGTTAATTGAAGAATATGGTGGAATGTCATGCTATTTAAGCACAGACCCAATGGCACTTGAATTCCCTGGTAAACCTGAAAAGAACGAATATATAAAGAACTTGTTCTTCAATTCAGGAAAGTCAGTCAATGAAATAGCTGAAAAGGTTGGAATGTCCATTGATCATATAAGAAAGATCGTAAATGAAAGGTGA
- a CDS encoding helix-turn-helix domain-containing protein, which translates to MEDILYTVTEAAKLIKTNPAYVYKLINAGLIPVIKLGSKKIRKSTLLEFLEKYEGMDLTDPTQIKKIDLTE; encoded by the coding sequence TTGGAAGATATTCTTTATACAGTAACAGAAGCAGCAAAGCTGATCAAAACTAATCCTGCTTATGTATATAAACTGATCAATGCAGGTCTGATCCCAGTGATCAAGCTTGGCAGCAAGAAAATCAGAAAAAGCACCCTTCTTGAATTCCTTGAAAAGTATGAAGGTATGGATCTAACTGATCCAACTCAAATCAAGAAAATAGACTTAACTGAATAG
- a CDS encoding helix-turn-helix domain-containing protein, with the protein MKINTQLLRGTIYSKFKSQNEFTKTIGWSQNKIGRILKGEMIPDIEDCNAIVKVLSLSIEEYIQIFLPSLSPNGDEIEGVK; encoded by the coding sequence ATGAAAATAAACACACAGTTATTAAGGGGTACAATTTACAGTAAATTTAAGTCACAAAATGAATTTACAAAAACCATTGGTTGGTCACAGAACAAGATTGGCAGGATATTAAAGGGTGAAATGATTCCTGACATTGAAGATTGCAATGCAATTGTGAAGGTACTGTCTTTGAGTATTGAAGAATACATTCAAATTTTTTTACCTTCCCTATCACCAAATGGTGATGAAATAGAAGGGGTGAAATAG
- a CDS encoding helix-turn-helix domain-containing protein, whose product MKEDLSLFSQRLKDLRSEGNYTLEEFSKILDLPAQTINRYELDQRTPKIDTVDQIANKLNVSSDYLLGKTDYKNWEELASNITQLESLESYISSLGYKIEPAYQGAVSGSSQEESERLAMEADADPNFPTWKVTTKEGNTFIVSLVEHEQLTNRVKNMIEYELKNIETNGCFTKEEKKTPGAANTKDLIVTTM is encoded by the coding sequence ATGAAAGAAGACTTATCTTTATTTTCTCAAAGGTTAAAAGATCTTAGATCAGAAGGAAACTATACATTAGAAGAATTTTCAAAGATATTGGATCTACCTGCACAAACCATCAACAGATATGAACTGGATCAAAGGACACCAAAGATCGACACTGTGGATCAGATAGCAAACAAATTAAATGTGTCCAGTGATTATCTATTAGGGAAGACAGATTATAAAAACTGGGAAGAATTAGCTTCAAATATTACACAATTGGAATCTTTGGAAAGCTATATTTCTTCATTGGGATATAAAATAGAACCTGCATATCAAGGTGCTGTTTCAGGATCTTCCCAAGAAGAATCAGAAAGACTTGCAATGGAAGCTGATGCAGATCCAAATTTTCCAACTTGGAAGGTAACAACAAAAGAAGGTAATACCTTTATTGTTTCACTTGTTGAACATGAACAACTGACTAATAGAGTTAAGAACATGATTGAATATGAACTTAAAAATATTGAAACAAATGGTTGTTTTACCAAGGAAGAAAAAAAGACCCCTGGTGCGGCGAACACCAAGGATCTTATTGTAACCACAATGTAA
- a CDS encoding site-specific integrase — MAEVNTRKRGDKWEYRFEAAKIDGKRNQISKGGFKTKKEALEAGTKALSEYNHAGMHFEPTEISFADYLDYWFENYVKVNLKYNTQLAYLNIIENHLKPELGMYKLKSLTPTVIQEFVNKKFIYGGYKKSHLVNITATLSGSLKYAVIPAKLIKDSPANYIKYPKYEHSKAETNRTIISINDFTTITDRFKGTPYYYALMIGFYTGLRIGEVYGLTWDNIDFKNKTLTVEKIAYKRNYGVDVRKVLKEKGKKEEKSAWYFGTPKTETSNRTIKIGDTLVSELKQYRKWQMEQELLYGEYYTNHYLKDEKDEKNNIIQRIIPVEKSIPCALPIANLVMRKENGQFSSPDSFKYAARVIHHELNIKFNFHSLRHTHATMLIENGAHVKDVQTRLGHSDIETTLNVYTHATEKMAEHSVDIFENVVNGTLSTK; from the coding sequence ATGGCAGAAGTAAACACAAGAAAACGTGGGGACAAATGGGAATACCGTTTTGAAGCTGCTAAAATAGATGGAAAAAGAAATCAAATATCCAAAGGTGGATTCAAGACCAAGAAAGAAGCATTGGAAGCAGGAACAAAAGCACTTTCTGAATATAACCATGCAGGGATGCACTTTGAACCAACTGAAATTTCTTTTGCTGATTATCTTGATTATTGGTTTGAAAATTATGTGAAGGTCAATTTGAAGTACAACACACAACTTGCTTATTTGAACATCATTGAAAATCACTTGAAACCTGAACTTGGAATGTATAAGCTAAAATCTTTGACACCAACAGTGATCCAGGAATTTGTTAATAAGAAGTTCATCTATGGTGGATATAAAAAATCACACTTGGTGAATATAACTGCAACATTATCAGGATCATTGAAGTATGCTGTTATCCCTGCAAAGCTAATCAAGGATAGTCCTGCAAATTATATTAAATATCCAAAATATGAGCATTCAAAAGCTGAAACAAATAGAACAATCATATCAATCAATGACTTCACAACAATCACTGATAGATTTAAGGGAACACCATATTATTATGCTTTGATGATTGGATTTTACACTGGTTTAAGAATTGGTGAAGTTTATGGTTTAACTTGGGATAATATAGACTTTAAGAACAAGACCCTGACAGTTGAAAAGATTGCATATAAAAGAAATTATGGTGTTGATGTCAGGAAGGTATTAAAAGAAAAAGGAAAGAAAGAAGAAAAGTCAGCTTGGTATTTTGGAACACCTAAAACTGAAACTTCTAACCGTACAATCAAGATAGGTGATACCTTGGTGAGTGAATTGAAGCAATATAGAAAATGGCAGATGGAACAAGAATTGTTATATGGTGAATACTACACCAACCATTATTTAAAAGATGAAAAGGATGAAAAGAACAACATCATCCAAAGGATCATACCAGTTGAAAAAAGCATTCCTTGTGCATTACCAATTGCCAACCTGGTCATGAGAAAAGAAAACGGTCAGTTTTCATCACCTGATTCATTCAAATATGCTGCAAGGGTCATTCATCATGAATTGAATATCAAATTCAACTTCCATTCATTAAGACATACCCATGCAACCATGCTGATTGAAAATGGGGCACATGTGAAGGATGTTCAAACAAGACTTGGACATTCAGACATTGAAACCACTTTGAATGTTTATACTCATGCAACTGAAAAAATGGCAGAACATTCAGTTGATATCTTTGAAAATGTTGTAAATGGTACTTTGTCCACCAAGTGA